One Dreissena polymorpha isolate Duluth1 chromosome 9, UMN_Dpol_1.0, whole genome shotgun sequence genomic window carries:
- the LOC127845730 gene encoding coiled-coil domain-containing protein 90B, mitochondrial-like: protein MLRHVGRSLPVYKHVLELPRRCMCQTMESVQDSVGTPVVKPSQNLSGVSIDTLSICKKFKQAGFTDLEAEALTEVVFDVVRASIDSQGKMMVTKSGLEIKSQQLLAQISAVQKDMIILEKSEFTMIRNETEKQGIHIKQLEGKLTDTIKRLEGQVKLDINLERSRATEAHALNEKNLQSLHNKIEVLMALNEKNQQSLNNKIEVQEAQTEKNLKSLDNKIDVEISNMKTRQEKSRNTAIYSFIGFLTTGASLYFAYLRLLK, encoded by the exons AATTACCCAGACGATGTATGTGTCAAACAATGGAAAGCGTGCAAGACTCAGTTGGGACACCTGTTGTGAAACCATCACAGAATCTGTCTGGCGTCAGCATCGACACATTGTCCATTTGCAAGAAGTTCAAACAAGCTG GGTTTACTGACCTTGAGGCGGAGGCCCTAACGGAGGTTGTGTTTGATGTTGTAAGAGCCTCCATAGACTCCCAGGGGAAGATGATGGTCACAAAGTCTGGACTA GAAATCAAATCTCAGCAGCTGCTAGCCCAGATCAGCGCAGTACAGAAAGATATGATCATCCTGGAGAAGAGTGAATTCACCATGATACGCAATGAGACAGAG AAACAAGGCATTCATATCAAGCAATTAGAGGGAAAACTAACTGATACGATCAAGAGGCTTGAAGGCCAAGTGAAATTGGACATCAACCTTGAGAGGAGTCGAGCAACAGAGGCT CATGCATTAAATGAAAAGAATCTGCAGTCACTCCATAATAAGATTGAAGTCCTG ATGGCATTAAATGAAAAGAATCAACAGTCACTTAATAACAAAATTGAAGTCCAG GAGGCTCAAACAGAAAAGAACTTAAAGTCCCTGGATAACAAAATTGATGTTGAGATCTCTAACATGAAAACCAGGCAGGAAAAGAGCAGAAACACAGCCATATACTCATTTATAG GTTTCCTAACAACAGGGGCTTCGCTGTACTTTGCCTACTTGAGGTTGTTAAAGTGA